The genomic segment TCGGCCGGGCCGCCGTACCGCTCCGCATCCCTGGCCTTCGCCAGGAGCACCACCCGGAAGCCGGCGACCCGAAGCGGCAGGAACCGTCGCGCCCGCAGCCCGGGGAAGAGCCGGAACCACAGGCTTCCCATCGACCGCGCGTAGAGGCCGAAGAGCAGGGATCGGTCTCTCCACCCGGCCGGCTCGAGCCGGAGCGCCGGGGTGGCGGCGCCGATGGTGGTCAGGACGGAGAGCGGGGCGCTGCCGTGGAGGGTTCGCCCGGCTTCGAAGCCGCACCTCTCGTGCGCCGCCAGCGACGCCTCGTTTCCCCAGTCGACGTACGAGTAGAGGCGCGCCCCGGCGGGGAGGAGGCCGGCCCCCTCGCGCAGGAGCCGCCTGCCGATTCCTTCCCGGCGGCGGCCCGCGGCGATCCGCCAGTGACCGAACATCCAGGTCCCCCGGTCACGGCGGGAACGCAGGAACTGGACGCTCCCCAGGACGCCTCCCGGCCGCCCCTCGAGCGCCAGCGCCGTCCGCGACAGCGTGCCTCGCAGCCCCCAGCCGATCCGCC from the Candidatus Polarisedimenticolia bacterium genome contains:
- a CDS encoding GNAT family N-acetyltransferase; amino-acid sequence: MPVEGGGGPAPRPEVEVRLCRSADRNALMRLGHPPGVVDILCPPLARRIGWGLRGTLSRTALALEGRPGGVLGSVQFLRSRRDRGTWMFGHWRIAAGRRREGIGRRLLREGAGLLPAGARLYSYVDWGNEASLAAHERCGFEAGRTLHGSAPLSVLTTIGAATPALRLEPAGWRDRSLLFGLYARSMGSLWFRLFPGLRARRFLPLRVAGFRVVLLAKARDAERYGGPAEAGGGPLGPSGLVVWERESLTFFADPAACDAALLARVALQLTALGARREAILDLRGLPRTFLARPGPIALQVLMGMPDPSTQWTE